A region of the Fastidiosipila sp. genome:
TGCACTTGACAGGCAGCTCCATGCCAGCAAGAAGAGAAGAATACTTGACTTGACCGGCAGGAATTGTGATCCTTTTGCGGCGGGCCGGCCCGTTAAACGGGAACGTCCTCACCGGGCGCTTATCACCATCATGACCGGCTGCAATAATTTTTGTTCCTACTGCATTGTCCCTTACACGCGGGGCCGGGAGAAAAGCCGTCCTTATGAACAGATCGTGGAAGAGGCGCGCCAAGCGGTCGGCTGTGGAGCGGCTGAGATTATGCTGCTCGGTCAAAATGTTAATTCCTATGGCAATGACATCCGGAGGTTGGGCGGCGCGGCTCCCACTTTCGCCGCACTGCTCGGCGAATTAAGCCGGTTGGATTCGCTGGGCATCCTGCGTTACATGACTTCACATCCCAAGGATCTTTCCGATGAGCTGATTGAAATGATCGGAACACATTTTCTTATCGAACCGCATATCCATCTCCCGATTCAGTCGGGCAGTGACCGCATTTTGAAGAAAATGAACCGGGGTTACACTTCCGCTCATTATCTTGAGCGGGTTCAAAAGCTTCGCCTCAGCCGGCCCGGCATTACCATTACAACGGACTTGATCGTCGGCTTTCCGGAAGAGACCGAAGAAGATTTTCAGGCAACCCTCCGTGTCATGGAGGAAGTGCGCTTTGACGCCGCCTTTACCTTCATTTACAGCCCAAGAAGCGGTACTCCGGCGGCATCCCGCCATCAAGCCTCCGACCGGCCTGCGGTTCAGGAACGATTCGAACGCCTGGTGGAATTGCAAAACAGGATCAGCCTCGAATCAAACCGTGCCCTGATCGGGCGCAAAGTTGAGGTTTTGGTCGACGGGCCCAGCCGGCGTGACCCGGAAATTCTGTCGGGCAGGACAAGGGATGACCGCCTGGTCAATTTTTCTCTTGATGACATAACCTCCTTACACGGGAAGGATGGTCGTCATCATGACTTGCTTGCCGGCTCCTTCGTGCCCGTCGAAATAGAAGAGGCGGGATCTTTTTCGCTGCTGGGCCGTGCCTGCATCGCCCCGAATGATCCCGGAGGTGAGAAAGCCCGATGAGTCTGACCTTTGATCAAATCGACAAGACACGCATCACCCCTATGATGCGCCAGCTGATTGAAGTTAAAGAAAAGCACCCCGACTGCCTGATTTTTTTCAGGCTCGGGGACTTCTATGAACTATTCTTTGACGACGCCCTGACCGCTTCCCGCGAACTGGAGCTGGCCTTGACGGGGAGGGACTGCGGCCTTGAAGACAGGGCGCCCATGTGTGGTGTCCCTCACCACGCAGCGGATTCCTATCTTAAGAAGCTTCTGGCCAGGGGCTACAAAGTTGCTGTCTGCGACCAGGTTGAAGACCCGGCAGAGGCCAGGGGACTGGTTGACAGGGAAGTGGTAAGAATATTGACGCCTGGCACGCAGATCGATCCGGATCAGCTCGATTCCCAGTCCTATCGCTATCTTTGTGCCGTCTGCCAGTTCAGCGACGCTTACGGGCTGGCTGCCTGCGATTTGTCCTCAGGCCGTTTTGAGACGACAGAGATGTTGTCCAGCCAGGCCGAAGTCCAACTGTTCGATGAATTGTCGAGGCTGAAGCCGGTTGAATACCTTGTCAATGAAAGATTCGCCAAAAACACAAAATTTCTCAATCTTGTTCAGCAGCAGGAAGTCATTTATACCGTCCTCGCGGATGATATTTTTGGACTGGAAGAAGCCCGCCAAAAGGGGCTGACTTTTTCTGATTCCGAGATGCTCTGGCCGCGGGCATCCGCTGCCCTGCTCACTTACCTGGAGAACACCCAGAAAAAAGTACCCGGGCAAATTGGAACCATCCAACCCTACGCGCTAAGGGATTACATGCTGCTCGACCGGTCGACGCGAAGCAATCTGGAAATAACGGAAACGATCCGGGACAGGAAGCGGCGGGGCAGCCTCCTGTGGGCCGTTGACCGCACACAAACCGCCATGGGAGCCAGACTGCTGCGGTCCTGGTTGGAACAGCCTCTGATTGATCCTGGAAGGATACTGCGGCGTCAATCTTCTGTCGCCTCACTCCTGGGCCAATTTGTATCCAGGCAAGCCCTCCGTGATGCGCTGGCCGGTCTTTACGATATTGAGCGGCTGTCTGGCAAAATCGCTTCAGGCACGGTGAATCCCCGGGATCTGTCGGCCTTGAAGGGAGTGCTGGAACGCCTGCCGGGCCTTCGTTCCCTCTTGGAGGATTTTGAGGACGACGGCCTGAGAGATCTGTATGGATCCATCTTTGAGCTGAAAGAGCTGGCCTCGTTTTTGTCCGCAGCCCTGGCTGATGATCCACCGCTCCTGATCACAGAGGGCGGCATCTTCAGGCCTGGATTCAATGAGGAGCTGGACCAATTGGCGGATGCAGCCGAACACGGTCGCGACTTTCTGCTCTCGCTGGAAGCTAAAGAACGTGAGGCTACCGGGATCAAGAACCTTAAAGTCGGCTATAACCGGGTGTTCGGCTACTACTATGAAGTGTCGCGGGGCCAGCTTGACAAGGTCCCGGGGCACTTCACCCGCAAGCAGACCCTTGTCAACTCCGAGCGCTTCATCACTCCTGAGCTGAAAGAAAAGGAAGATAAAATACTGGGTGCCGACCAAAAACGCAAAGCGCTCGAATATGAACTCTTCACAGAAATCCGCTCAAAGGTCGCCCGGGATCTGCCCCAACTGCAGGCAACAGCCAGGGCCCTGGCAAGACTCGATGTTCTGCTGTCACTGGCTGAAGTTGCCGACAAACATAAGTATTGCCGGCCCGAAATCAGGAAGAGCCGGGAACTTGTTATCTGTGGCGGGCGGCACTGCGTTGTTGAGCAAACCCTTCGAGGTAAGAGTGATTTTGTCGCCAATGACCTCGAGCTGGATGGAGACGAAAGGCGAGTCATGGTGCTGACCGGCCCCAACATGTCAGGCAAGTCAACCTACATGCGTCAGGCAGCGATCATTGTTCTGCTGGCTCAGGTCGGCAGCTTCGTGCCGGCCGATTCAGCCGTCATCGGGATTGTTGACCGGATCATGACGCGTGTCGGCGCCTCGGACGATCTGGCGGGCGGGCAATCGACCTTCATGGTTGAGATGACTGAAGTGGCTTTAATCCTTGATCAGGCCAGTCCGACAAGCCTTCTCATTCTGGACGAAATTGGCCGCGGCACCGGAACAGCAGATGGTTTGTCCATCGCCTGGTCCGTCATCGAATACATTTCTGACCCCGCTCTCCTGGGCGCGAGGGCTCTTTTTGCGACGCATTACCATGAATTGATCGACCTGGGCAATCGCCTGCCAGGTGTCTTCAACGCTCATTTTGATGTTGCTGAACGCGACGGGGACATCGTCTTTCTCCATCAGGTCAGACCGGGGGGAGCCAATGAGAGTTACGGCATCGATGTCGCCAAGCTGGCCGGCGTTCCAGGTACAGTTGTTGACCGGGCGCGTGAACTGATGGCTCACTTGGAGCAGACAGGCCGGGATAAACGCAGAATCGTCAAACGTCAGGCCAGGGCCATGGATGGCCAGCAGGATTTGTTCAGCGGAGCCCAGTCGGTCCGGACAGCTGACCAGATCATCGGACGTCTTGAAGAGGCGGACATTGACAACATGCGGCCGGTTGATGCCTACGGCCTCCTGATTGATCTGAAGGAGCTGGCCCTGCGCCGCAAAAGACAAAGCATGGAGGAAAAGGAGTGACCCATGGCTTTGATACATAGACTCGACAAACAAACCATTAACAGCATTGCGGCCGGGGAAGTCATTGAACGCCCCGCTTCTGTCGCCAAGGAATTGATTGAGAACGCCCTGGATGCCGGGGCTTCTCTCGTCAGGCTGTCCATCGAGCGCGGTGGAATCAAAAGCCTGGCCTGTGAGGATGACGGCGGCGGGATGGCCCCTGAGGATGCGCTCCTGGCCCCGGAGAGCCACGCGACAAGCAAACTGGCCCGGACGGAGGATCTGTACCGCCTTGAAACCATGGGCTTTCGCGGAGAAGCACTGCCTTCCATCGCGGCTGTATCACGTCTGGAGCTGAGAACCCGGCGTCGGGAGGATCCTGAGGGTACCCGGCTTATTGTGGAGGGCGGGGAGAGGACCTTTGAAGGAAGCTGCGGCATGGCCCCCGGAACCATGATTCTTTGCCGTGACCTCTTTTACAATGTGCCGGCACGCTACAAATTCCTTCGTTCCGATGCCTCGGAAGCCGGAGCCATCGCCGGAATAGCGGGGAAAATTGCCTTGACCCGGCCGGATGTCTCCTTTCGCCTCGAGCGAAATGACGACGGCAGGGAACTTCTTTACACACCCGGTGATAACCAGCTGCTCAGTGCCATTTATGCGGTCTTCGGTCAGGAGACAGCCTCGGCCATGCAGGCCCTGTCCGGCGATGACCCGCCCGTCAAAATCACAGGGTTTATGACGGGGCCCTCCGCAGGGCGCCACAATCGGTCCAGGCAGGTTTTCATTGTCAACGACCGCGTGATTCAATCGCCTGTCCTTAGAAGCGCGGTCGATGAAGCCTGCAAGACCTGGTTTATGAAAGGCCGCTATCCTCAGCTGGTTCTCAAACTTGTCATTCCCCCCAATCTGGTCGACGTCAATGTCCATCCTCAAAAAACTGAAATACGTTTTTGGGAAGACCGGGCCGTCTTTCGCGCCGTCTTTCACACGGTGCGTGCGGCACTTGAGGAGCAGGCAAAGATCGTTCAGTCTTCCCCGGTCCAGGAAACTGAGAAAAGAGCCAGCCAGGATGCTAGGTCCCGGCAAGTGGAAATGAGGCCGGCCGGTTCCCTGTGGCCGGATCAGCCATCCGGGGAAAGCCATGCAAGTGGACAGGCCGGAACCGGTCTGACCATCGAAGACGGGCCAGCCCGGGCAGACAAAACGGCCGTTAAAGAACGCGATGAGGACATTGCCTCCCTTTTGGATGCCCGCCTGATCGGAACTCTCCTTGACACCTACATCCTGCTTGATGACGGCCAGTCGCTCATCCTGATTGACCAGCACGCAGCGCATGAGCGGATTTTATACGAGGAACTGCTGAAGAAGCGGGCAGAAAAGGGAGGATTGCGAGCCGCCTCACAGCTCTTGATGACTCCCTTGAGGGTGGAGGTCAATGAGCAGGAGAGGGTACTGCTCGAAGAGGAGCCGGAACACTTCAAATTACTGGGATTTGACTTCGAGCCCTTCGGTGAACATACCATTGCCCTGAGAGCAGTTCCAGTCGCAAGGCCGGACGGCCGGTCAACCATGGATTCCCTGGCCGCTTTTCGCGCAGCGCTTGATGCGATGACAAGCGCCCGCCAGACCGGGAGCATCCCTGACGATGACGAAATATTGCACCAAATTGCCTGCAAGGCCGCTGTGAAGGCCCATGACCGCCTGAGTGAGGAAGAAATCAGAATTCTCATCCAAGCCCTGACCGCGCTTGCCAATCCCTACCATTGCCCGCACGGGCGCCCCGCAGTCCTCCGCTTCAGCCGGCAGGACCTTGAAAAGCGATTCGGGAGAATTGTCTAGATGCCCGAAACCAAGCTGCAAGCCGGTCTTTACCGCTCGTCTTTCTTTGATGAGCTCTTTGAAAGACTCCTGTCCCTGGTCCTGCAGAACCCATCGGCGATTCCTGTGATTACCGGGCCGACGGCGGCGGGCAAGTCGCGGATGGCCTTAAAGCTGGCGGCAAAAACCAGCGGGGAAATCGTGTCAGTTGACGCCATGCAGGTTTATCGCGGATTTGACATTGGCACGGCCAAGCCTTCCCGGGAAGACCGTGCAGCCATCCCGCACCATCTGCTCGATATTCTGGATCCCTGCGAGGAGATCAGTGTGGCCGCCTTCACCGAACGCGCGGTGAAACTGCTTCAGTCACTATTGGAGGCACAAAAAAAACCCATCCTCTGCGGAGGCAGCGTCCAATATGTTTCAGCCCTGCTGGATGGAATCCGGTTTAGCGCGCCCAAACCGGATCCCGGTTTGCGGAGCAGGATCGCAAAACAGGTCGATGAACGGGGTCTGGAAGCTTCCTGGCAACGGATGCGGCAAATGGACCCTCAGGCAGCGGCTTCGGTCAATCCCGCTGACAGGCGCCGGATCATCCGTTTTTTTGAACTTCTTCAACAGACGGGAATGACCAAAACAGCCCTGAATGAAATGTCCAGGGCCTCAGGCCCGCCCTTTCCTTTTCTTCCTGTCTGGCTCGACCTTTCTCCAAGACAGGCGCTTTATGACCTGATTGACCGGCGTGTTGATGCCATGTATGAGGCGGGCCTGCTGGGTGAGGTCCGGGGCCTGATGGAGCAATACCCCCGGTACAGGGAGTGTCCCGCATTCCGGGGAATAGGTTACCGTCAGGCAGTCTCCCTGCTGGAGGGAGAGGTCAGCGAGCGTGAAAGCCGTGAACTGACTGCGCGCGCAACACGCCGCTATGCCAAACGGCAGCAGACCTGGCTCCGCCAAAGGAAAGACCTGACCATTTTGCTGCTTGAACAGAAACCTGCTTGACAAAAAAGCGGAATTTCGCTGTGAACGAAAATTCCGGCCTCCCCGTGCCCTATTCTGTAATGGCATTCCGCCTTTGGATCAGAAAAGGAGTCTTTCATGGAGCAGTATAATCAAACAGTTGCCAAAGATACCAATAAACTGCCAGTCTCTCAAACCATCCGGATTCAGGAAACATTTTTAAACCATTGCAGGCGTGAAAAAATCAATGTGGTCATCCAGCTCTTCGACCAGTCCATCATCGAGGGACTGATCATCGGCTTTGACCGTGATTCCATCGTGGTTGCTTCACGCGGAACCCAGCAGCTGCTCTACAAGTCATCCATCGTCTGTATCAAGCCTTTTGAGGAGCTGCATCTGATTTTTAATGAAGCCAGGCGGTCACGGACGAGTATAAAATACCCGCGGGTTATCTCACACGCGCCTCTGGGACGGCACTGATCAGACATTCATTCGCAGCAAGCCCCGGACGACACCGAGGATCATGGTGTCGTCACGGTCAAGAGGGATATCCTGGTAGCGCTCGTTTTCGGGGTGAAGGTAATAGTTGCCGCCCGGATGACGTTTCAGGGTTTTGACGGTCGCTTCGTCATCCAGAAGGGCTACAACGATTTCTCCCTCATCGGCGGTACTCTGTTTTTCGATGATGACAATATCACCATCCAGGATGGCTGCCCCGGTCATGCTGTCTCCTTCAATCCTCAAGGCAAAGACCGATTCGGCCCCCGGGCGTATGGGGAAAGGGAGAGGGAGCATCCGCTCAACATTTTCTGCTGCCAGGATAGGCTTGCCTGCTGTTACTGTTCCGACCAGAGGGATCTGCTGCAACGATTCAGTTTCCAGACCGGGGACGCGAATGGAGCGCCGCTTACCTGAATCCATCTCGATGCGGCCTTCTTCCGCCAGCCGCTTTAAATGACTGTAAACCGTCGAGGTGGATCGTAAACCGACTCCCTGTCCGATATCACGTACAGAAGGGGCATAGGAATTCTTTTTGATGTAATCGCAGATGAACTCGTAGACCGCTTCGAGTGTCTCCTCAACGTTGGCGCGGGTGAAAGGGTAAGGCTTTTTCATAAGGACCTCCCATATGACTGCTGAAGAAGCGGGAACAATCTTTCTTTATTCCTATCATAACAAAACAATTGTTCACTATCAAGCGGGGAGGGGACGCTTGATTTTTCGGGCCGTATGCTAAAATAAACGCGATCAGGAGCATGACCATGCAGGAGCAAATTTCCGACAACCGAAGACCAGGCCGAGAGCCGCCGCGCAGGAACCAGCCGGATGGGAACCGTCCGCGGCCACAGGCCGAGAGCCGGATGAGCCGGAAACATACTTTCCTGACCAAATACTATGAACCTGTCCGCGGCAGCATCAAGGAAGATGCACGGACCGGTCACAGGATTTACCGGCTCAAGGGTTACACGACGGTCGACAAGATCAACAGAAAATTCCAGCAGGAGCGCAACCAGAGAACCCTGAGGAATATTCTTACTTTTTTGATGCTGGTGATCCTGCTTGTCATTCTGTTTGCCATCTACAATCCATTTGCCAATGTGGATGAGCTGAAAAAGATCACGGGCGAAGACAGCCTTTACAAAAAGCAGCGTCAGTCGGCCACAACGGAAATAGTCCCGAATTTTCCATGAAGGGGCCAGCAGGGCCAATTTGCATTGCTTCAGGATGCTTTTAAAATAACTTGAACCATGAACTGTCCGGTTTGTAACCGTTTAAATGCTTGTTTTTCAGGTATCCGGGGAGTATTGAAACTTGGGAACCCTTTTCCGTGTAATTCTAAAGCCAGCTGTCTTGTACTTCGTAAAATTTATATTTTACGAAGTATTATTCCGGGAATCCACCCCTTACCCCATCAGTCTTCCCTGGAGAATTTCGAGGATGGCCCCGCGCTCGTCTTCCGGTTTTGACGCCGCCAGAAGATTCAGAGCGATCCTGGCACCCTGATCCATATTATGGGAGCCGGCCAGGACCATGAATTCGTCCGGACGAACTTCCGCCAAGACTCTTTTGATGGAATCAGTCAAATTTTCTTCATAGGTAAAGTCATAACCGGCCGCCTGGAGATCCTCTGTAACCGCCAGGTATTCTTTCTCCAGAACATGATCACGCTTTTTTGCCGTATCCCGGCTGGATGTCAGTACGAAGTCCTGCCAATTGATCCGATCCCGGAACTCGCGAAACTGGCCGATCACCTCCCGGTTGACCTCCACGCCGCGGCTGCCCCGTATGGCATAAATGATCCGGACCGGCCTGCCCTCTGTCATGACGGCCAGGGCCTCCAGCATCTTGCGCGTATTGTCTTCATCACTGATGTGATCGTCGATCAGGGTAAATTCTTTTTGATAAATAATCTGCAGACGGCGTTCTACGCCGGGAAAAGCCGATAGTGACCGGATGGCATCCTGGGGGCGGATCCCGCAACTGGCTGCCAAAATAACGGCCGCCATGGCATTGTAGATGGAGTGGCGTCCGGGCACCCTCAGGCTGACTGGCCATCGTCCCTGTTGGAAGGTTTCGCGCTTCAGATTCAAAGGCCGGCGGAACAGCAGGTCAAATTGCGGGATCCCGCCCGGCAAGGTTACCTTTTCAGCTGAAACATCTGCTTTGGGATTGTTGATTCCAATGGAAATCACTTCCCCCGGGGTCTCGTGGCGGAGTTGATAGACCTCGGGCTGGTCCCGGTTCAGGATGACAGGAATTCCGCGTGCCACATCTCTCACCAGTTTGGCTTTCGCCTGGCTGTAGGCTTCAAAAGAGCCATGATCCGGCATGTGATCGGGTGTAATATTCAAATAGGCCACGGCATCGTATTCAATGCCAAACACCCGGTACTGTGCCTCGGCGATCGAGGAAACCTCCATGGATACCACCTTGACGCCCTCATCGAGGAATTCTCTCAACATGGCGTGGAGGTCCGTACTTTCGGGAGTTGTCAGTACCGACTGGGTCTTTTGGGCACCATGACCATAGGCAACAGAACCAATCAGGGAGGTCATGACACCGTGATCGGTCAGAATGTGCTGAACCATGGACGTGGTGGTTGTCTTGCCGTTTGTACCCGTCACTCCGATCATAAAGAGCCCCCGGTCCGGATAGCTGAAAAAGGCACGTGAAAGCTCGGCCTGGGCGCGCCTGGCATTGGGGACCCGGATTTCCGCAAGCTCTTTTCGGAAGGCAGGCCGCTCGCAGACGATGGCCACAGCCCCTTTGGAAACGGCCTCATCAATAAAAAGATGGCCGTCAGTCAGGGCGCCTGGAATGGCGACAAAGACGAAGTCTTTTTCAAGCCGGCGCGAATCACAGGTCACACCCCGGATCACTGGATCATCCGGCATGGACAGGATTTGGCCCTGGGATAAAACGGCAACTAATTCTGACAGGCGCATGGCGGGTTCCTTCAGATCCAGCCCTGGCGGATCAGCAGCTCGGCTGTCAGGATGGAGCCGCCTGCGGCCCCTCGGATCAGGTTGTTGGACAGACAAATGAACTTGTAGTCGAAGATGGGATCGGGACGCAGCCGGCCGATGGAGATGCCCATGCCATCACCGGATCCGCTGTCGAGTTTGGGCTGAGGCCGGTCATTCTCCTCAAAATAGCTCAATAGCGGCCTGGGTGCCGATGGCAGATCCAGTTCCTCCAGCGGACTGGTGAAGTTTTTCCAGCGTGCCACCATGGTATCAGGGTCGATTTTTTGCTTCAAACGTACCGAAACGGCCGCCAAATGACCGATTTCTACCGGTGCCCGCACGCATTGGGCTGAAATATAGGGTTTTTCTGCCATTTTGATGTGATTTCCCTGGTATTGGCCCCAGATTTTCAAGGGTTCTTTTTCAGTTTTTTCTTCCTCATCCTTGATGAAGGGAATCATGTTGTCCTGCATTTCAGGCCAGTCGGGCAGGTGCCTGCCAGCTCCTGTCACAGCCTGGCAGGTGGTGACGAAGACTTCTTCAATCCCTAAGTCCAGAAGCGGCGTCAAAGCCGGCACAAAACTTGGGAGCGAACAATTCGGCAGGACAACGACAAATCCTCTGGGAGTATTCAGCCGCTTTCGCTGGCTTTCGATCAGTCTGGTATGATCAGGATTTATCTCTGGTATGACTAATGGAATATCTGGTAGCCAACGGGTCGCCTCGTTATTGGAAACGACAGGTATCCCCTCCCCTGCGATCTGTTCCTCCAGCTGGATCAGCCGGCGGTTTTCCATATCGACTGCACTGAAAATGAAATCAACTTCCTTTTTTAGCCGGTCTATTTCGCCGGTTCCCATCACTACAAGATCGCTGACAGAATCCGGTATGGATCTGTCCAGCCGCCAGGAGCCCTCCACGGCAGCCCTGTAGCTTTTGCCCTGGGAACGGGGCGACGCCATCACCGCCTTGACCTCCAGCCAGGGGTGATCTTCAAGAAGGAGCGCCAGCGTCTGCCCAACCAACCCCGTTGCTCCCAGAATACCGACCCTGTATTGTTTCATGCAGCTGCCCTCCTCCTTTCGGCCGACTTTCTGCACACAGCGCAAGTATATCAATTATTCCGGCATCCTGAAAGAATTCCATGGCGTGATAAAATGGAGTCAATGAAGTCAGAAAAAGATCAACCGATTGACTCCTTTCCCCGTCTGGAAGAATTTCTGGGCTACATCCAGGCCATCCTGGAGCGCTCGGAAGGGACGGTACGCCAATACCGCTATGATCTTGTCCTCTTCTTCCGCTTCCTGCTCGCCGGCAACCGCGCTTTGCAGCCGGAGGACGAAGCCTGGGAGCAGATCGATATCTCCACAGTCAATGATTCCTTTTTGAGGTCTCTGCAATTGTCCGACTTGTACTCTTTTATTACCTGGCTTGCGGCTGCCAGGAAAACTGCACCATCGACCCGGGCGCGCCGGACCTCATCCCTTCGCACTTTCTTCGACTACCTGACATCCAAAGCCCAGGTTCTTTCGGAGAATGTGGCTGCCAACCTGGAGTCGCCCAAACAGGTTAAAAGACTGCCGCGCCATCTCTCGCTGGAGGAAAGCCGCCAATTGCTTGATGCGGCGTCCAAAGAGGCATCCCGTTTTTCGTCGCGCGATTACTGTATCCTGACGCTCTTTTTGAATTGCGGGCTGCGGTTGTCCGAGCTGTGCGGGATTGATCTGTCTTCATGGCGCGGAGATACGCTGACGGTGATCGGCAAGGGCAACAAAGAGCGGACCATTTACCTGAACGGCGCCTGTGTCAAGGCCATTGAAGATTATC
Encoded here:
- the miaB gene encoding tRNA (N6-isopentenyl adenosine(37)-C2)-methylthiotransferase MiaB, whose amino-acid sequence is MQPEYMAEEEFDRISSWSRQFFEENRRAPRYHIQTFGCQQNDHDSEIAAGMLEEMGFKETSLIEEAELILFNTCSVRASAEDRFFGHLGRLKPLKKDPFLLIGVLGCMMELENNRDTLFHTFPHVDFLIGAGAMDLLPHALDRQLHASKKRRILDLTGRNCDPFAAGRPVKRERPHRALITIMTGCNNFCSYCIVPYTRGREKSRPYEQIVEEARQAVGCGAAEIMLLGQNVNSYGNDIRRLGGAAPTFAALLGELSRLDSLGILRYMTSHPKDLSDELIEMIGTHFLIEPHIHLPIQSGSDRILKKMNRGYTSAHYLERVQKLRLSRPGITITTDLIVGFPEETEEDFQATLRVMEEVRFDAAFTFIYSPRSGTPAASRHQASDRPAVQERFERLVELQNRISLESNRALIGRKVEVLVDGPSRRDPEILSGRTRDDRLVNFSLDDITSLHGKDGRHHDLLAGSFVPVEIEEAGSFSLLGRACIAPNDPGGEKAR
- the mutS gene encoding DNA mismatch repair protein MutS, yielding MSLTFDQIDKTRITPMMRQLIEVKEKHPDCLIFFRLGDFYELFFDDALTASRELELALTGRDCGLEDRAPMCGVPHHAADSYLKKLLARGYKVAVCDQVEDPAEARGLVDREVVRILTPGTQIDPDQLDSQSYRYLCAVCQFSDAYGLAACDLSSGRFETTEMLSSQAEVQLFDELSRLKPVEYLVNERFAKNTKFLNLVQQQEVIYTVLADDIFGLEEARQKGLTFSDSEMLWPRASAALLTYLENTQKKVPGQIGTIQPYALRDYMLLDRSTRSNLEITETIRDRKRRGSLLWAVDRTQTAMGARLLRSWLEQPLIDPGRILRRQSSVASLLGQFVSRQALRDALAGLYDIERLSGKIASGTVNPRDLSALKGVLERLPGLRSLLEDFEDDGLRDLYGSIFELKELASFLSAALADDPPLLITEGGIFRPGFNEELDQLADAAEHGRDFLLSLEAKEREATGIKNLKVGYNRVFGYYYEVSRGQLDKVPGHFTRKQTLVNSERFITPELKEKEDKILGADQKRKALEYELFTEIRSKVARDLPQLQATARALARLDVLLSLAEVADKHKYCRPEIRKSRELVICGGRHCVVEQTLRGKSDFVANDLELDGDERRVMVLTGPNMSGKSTYMRQAAIIVLLAQVGSFVPADSAVIGIVDRIMTRVGASDDLAGGQSTFMVEMTEVALILDQASPTSLLILDEIGRGTGTADGLSIAWSVIEYISDPALLGARALFATHYHELIDLGNRLPGVFNAHFDVAERDGDIVFLHQVRPGGANESYGIDVAKLAGVPGTVVDRARELMAHLEQTGRDKRRIVKRQARAMDGQQDLFSGAQSVRTADQIIGRLEEADIDNMRPVDAYGLLIDLKELALRRKRQSMEEKE
- the mutL gene encoding DNA mismatch repair endonuclease MutL; translated protein: MALIHRLDKQTINSIAAGEVIERPASVAKELIENALDAGASLVRLSIERGGIKSLACEDDGGGMAPEDALLAPESHATSKLARTEDLYRLETMGFRGEALPSIAAVSRLELRTRRREDPEGTRLIVEGGERTFEGSCGMAPGTMILCRDLFYNVPARYKFLRSDASEAGAIAGIAGKIALTRPDVSFRLERNDDGRELLYTPGDNQLLSAIYAVFGQETASAMQALSGDDPPVKITGFMTGPSAGRHNRSRQVFIVNDRVIQSPVLRSAVDEACKTWFMKGRYPQLVLKLVIPPNLVDVNVHPQKTEIRFWEDRAVFRAVFHTVRAALEEQAKIVQSSPVQETEKRASQDARSRQVEMRPAGSLWPDQPSGESHASGQAGTGLTIEDGPARADKTAVKERDEDIASLLDARLIGTLLDTYILLDDGQSLILIDQHAAHERILYEELLKKRAEKGGLRAASQLLMTPLRVEVNEQERVLLEEEPEHFKLLGFDFEPFGEHTIALRAVPVARPDGRSTMDSLAAFRAALDAMTSARQTGSIPDDDEILHQIACKAAVKAHDRLSEEEIRILIQALTALANPYHCPHGRPAVLRFSRQDLEKRFGRIV
- the miaA gene encoding tRNA (adenosine(37)-N6)-dimethylallyltransferase MiaA, with the protein product MPETKLQAGLYRSSFFDELFERLLSLVLQNPSAIPVITGPTAAGKSRMALKLAAKTSGEIVSVDAMQVYRGFDIGTAKPSREDRAAIPHHLLDILDPCEEISVAAFTERAVKLLQSLLEAQKKPILCGGSVQYVSALLDGIRFSAPKPDPGLRSRIAKQVDERGLEASWQRMRQMDPQAAASVNPADRRRIIRFFELLQQTGMTKTALNEMSRASGPPFPFLPVWLDLSPRQALYDLIDRRVDAMYEAGLLGEVRGLMEQYPRYRECPAFRGIGYRQAVSLLEGEVSERESRELTARATRRYAKRQQTWLRQRKDLTILLLEQKPA
- the lexA gene encoding transcriptional repressor LexA, which codes for MKKPYPFTRANVEETLEAVYEFICDYIKKNSYAPSVRDIGQGVGLRSTSTVYSHLKRLAEEGRIEMDSGKRRSIRVPGLETESLQQIPLVGTVTAGKPILAAENVERMLPLPFPIRPGAESVFALRIEGDSMTGAAILDGDIVIIEKQSTADEGEIVVALLDDEATVKTLKRHPGGNYYLHPENERYQDIPLDRDDTMILGVVRGLLRMNV
- the asd gene encoding aspartate-semialdehyde dehydrogenase, producing the protein MKQYRVGILGATGLVGQTLALLLEDHPWLEVKAVMASPRSQGKSYRAAVEGSWRLDRSIPDSVSDLVVMGTGEIDRLKKEVDFIFSAVDMENRRLIQLEEQIAGEGIPVVSNNEATRWLPDIPLVIPEINPDHTRLIESQRKRLNTPRGFVVVLPNCSLPSFVPALTPLLDLGIEEVFVTTCQAVTGAGRHLPDWPEMQDNMIPFIKDEEEKTEKEPLKIWGQYQGNHIKMAEKPYISAQCVRAPVEIGHLAAVSVRLKQKIDPDTMVARWKNFTSPLEELDLPSAPRPLLSYFEENDRPQPKLDSGSGDGMGISIGRLRPDPIFDYKFICLSNNLIRGAAGGSILTAELLIRQGWI
- a CDS encoding tyrosine recombinase XerC → MKSEKDQPIDSFPRLEEFLGYIQAILERSEGTVRQYRYDLVLFFRFLLAGNRALQPEDEAWEQIDISTVNDSFLRSLQLSDLYSFITWLAAARKTAPSTRARRTSSLRTFFDYLTSKAQVLSENVAANLESPKQVKRLPRHLSLEESRQLLDAASKEASRFSSRDYCILTLFLNCGLRLSELCGIDLSSWRGDTLTVIGKGNKERTIYLNGACVKAIEDYLPDRITPVKADSDALFISRLGKRATPRAVQNIIKKYIMSAGLDPDRYSTHKLRHTAATLMYQYGEVDIRSLQAILGHSSVATTEIYT